In the Maniola hyperantus chromosome 13, iAphHyp1.2, whole genome shotgun sequence genome, ttgaaggacaaaccatcaaaccaacaaacaaatacactttcgcatttataataagggaactaatatacctacttagtgttGTCTCTATAGCTCCAATTTCAtgtttttattaggtaggtatcaaattGGATGATTTTAATGAAGGCAGACAAGCAACATGTCTAGGTAGATTATGACAAAATTATGATTAGAAACATAAATACCTACAATTCCttgaaaatagttttaagatagATCAAAATAAGTATCTACTTGTCTATtgaattatgatttatgaaggattACTTTATAAAGTACAATGCAACATACCAGTCAATGGAAATATTGTATCGGAATGCACTGTTTCTATACCTTCCGCATGAGAATAGATCGTTCACGCTTCACAATTACTAATATGCATAAGAAATATGATATATTATAGCAAAATAATCATTGTTttcgcaatagaaataaatgaattaaataaaatccaCGCGAAGGCAAACCAATCGATCGCGATCTTTTCACACGCGACTGCAAGAAAAAAATAAGTGTAATTTTTTCAGGTGTAGGacggtacctatgtataaataTCATGTGgataatataatgtatttttattccaCCGCCATAGCTTCTAAGTTCTAAATTtctgaacagatttgaatgtAAAGGGTACTTATCATTAGCATTCTTACATTATCATCCCGAGAATCAATATAGCGGGTCTATGGTGCCATTtccaaatgtgttttttttataaaatttagttTGTTTTTGGAACGCATTCATGTTTTTCAATTTGTTATCTTGCATTTTATGAGGTATTCACCGATCGTGATATTGAATGTATTGAACCTACCTTTGAAgtgaattttaaagaaaaataataattagttctttatgcataaaaataaaacaactgaCGTGCTAAAACTTTTTAACCATGTTTAACGAACAGAGTGTATGGTCTGATGCACATCTATgaaacataaatattttattcgtcCGTACCTTTACCAACTAAAACTATGTGaagtatgtataatataaataagaaaaattaaacTAGGAATTTTTTTCGATTGAAACTACCTTAGAAACTAAACTTAAAGAACCTACCTAGGAACTAATTTTTGACAAAAtgcttttaaagtttaaataatatattataactagcgtATACCCGTGACTTTGACCGCTTGGACTGCacaaataaatttcaaaccccaattagggttgaattttcaaaaatctcttcttagcgaatgtctacgtcataatagctacctccatgccaaatttcagtccgatcggttcagtagtttaagctttgcgttgatacatcagtcagtcagttacctagtcagtcagtcagcttttcattttatatatttagatcacttcttagtcattaattaataaataatatagagATTATACTTATACTGAAAACCGGTTTCGCAAGAAGCCAGCAATTATTTTACACGCTCTACTCATTGTTGTGAATTTTTGTAGCTTTttgtttggtacctacctacttttattttattttaccagtTTTTGTTGGCATTAGCAAGGAATTCGGCACCCGCCAGCACGCATTACTGCCTCCAAGTTATGCAGAAAAAAATTGGGAAAACGTAGAAAAACTCAAGGCATggggtttttaaatatttttaagcacCTTGGAAATCAGTGTgcgaaaataaatatgtaagtaactagcttctgcccggggcttcgcccgcgtggcctacaggaaacaaatggcattttttttcagaaacaaacattataacatcaggacacgcactctgaacagcaccgaataacacatataaacTTCCaaccccatttcactcctttaggggggggggggggggggcgtttGGGGGATTTTAgcatagtatgtatgtatgtatatactttattgcaccacagaaacacaaatgacaggttacaaaaagaaatcttaataagtaggtacaaaaaggcggccttatcgctaaatagcgatctcttccagacaaccttaacgctagggagaaaacgaacaaatggacaatgggaggtggtgtaaaataaacctaaataccaatagtcgtttcttagctgacacctaacctcaagaaaaaacctactttccaaatttcaagtcaattataatatcaataattaaaactttcccatacaatctttcatcccctatttaccacccttatggacaaattttccaaaaatcctgaaacacgtatttcttcatttgtaaccgaaaacccaaataccaattttcatgcaaataacttgaaaaatgagcgactttcatacaaacttccatcccccatttaacccacttaggggtggaatttcgaaaaatactttcttattggatacctactctgtacaaagaatagacccttcaaatttcatgtctttaggaccagcggtgtaggctatgcgttgatatctatgtcagtcagtcagtcagtcagtcagtcaggactttgaattttatataatatatagattaacATAACCCAATGAAAAAACTTAGGTTCCCACGTAAATATTTCTAATTCTACGCGTTGCTACGCTACGATTATATGCATTCCAGGAATAAAGTAcaggtaataaaaaataaatttaataaattgctTGGCCACGGGTATATGTACCtagcatcataatattatgctaataaTGAATTctctaataagtacctacctacttaactttaATCTTTGTATTCGTGCTCTATTCTCTACAATACGGCTGATCAAACAAACTTTAAATTCATAACTTCATAACGTTCGCCGTGTGCCTGCATACACCTGAGTTAACATTTTCACTTCAGTGGAagtcaataaattattaatttacaatatttttctgGAAAAGTTCAAGcgtttaaaaaccggtcaagtgcgagtcgcagtcgcacacgaagggttccgtaccattgcaccgtaaaataatacttttttgtgatgtaactacaaattcacggttttataatttttcaatttgcCAATTTTTTCAATCGTTCTTTGTCAAATCGTAGGACGAGCCCAGTGGGCGGGCGTAGCTGAAGGTAGACACTGATGCGTCTTAAGAGATTTTAGAGATTTGAAATATGCACTGAGGTGGTCACCGAAGGGGTTTCAGTTGGTAAAATCTTGTCAAAAAAGTCTTGCCTAGGACATCGGGTATCTGAGGAGATTTTCCCATTGTTAACCAAAAAAGGTACACGCGTAGATGTACGTTCAGTGTGATGTCATGCCGCATGTAGATTGCAGTTTCCGTCGCGCTTTGTGTGTGTCCAAGGCTTAATGGTGCAAAACGAACGCCAGCCTGTCTACCGATGGCAACTGGTTCCGTACCGCCATTGGCCGACGGGATCGTATGACGCCGGAATGCAACCGCGGTTCAATAGAAATCTGCGTGGACATCGACAAAAACTAACACTTCTAACGAGTTTCTCAATACCAATGCCAATTTAGGTAATCAAGTCGGCGGGAGTGTGCCCGGTTTCTCCACATTGCAACTTTTTTGTGGTGTATCATTATGGGCGAACGACACTGATGATTCGGGCGGACCGCGTGTAGGGTAACCCGGCTTATTGGAATGCCGGGGTACTCCTATAAGGAATAATATGACGCACCAATGGTAGAGCTAATGACGATTCAGCCGGAAAGACTTTTAACCATTCTATCCAAAGTAAAATTCGATTTaaagatatttaattataatggTCACATAAACGGAGATTTTGTAAACACTTTAGTAAGTACACACAAAAGCAtgcattatttaattattataatttttcacatattattttaaactatattATCTACCTCATTACCcatattttgataatttaattaaattatctttaAAGTTTcacctacctactaaccaaaTATCAGATTCAAATGTACATTTGTACCTAAGCAGGTTACTAGCAAAAACCCGTAGATAATGGATGGAAAATTGGAAACTGAGATAGAAACTGACTGAGAGATCGCAATTATTGTCAATGTTCAAAGTGATAAGGGCTACTATAACCGCTTACAACCACCTTCTTAAAAGTAGAAGATACCGTGCGTCGTAGAGGCTGCGTGACCTATGATTTTTCTGACAGTTAAGCAAGTACTTCTAGGACCAAACATGAAACTAGTCGAGCCAATCGGAGTGTCCTAAATTTTTACCTTACCATTTAGACACCATAGTCACAATTTGAGCTCCTCAACGGGAATTTTAACGGGCTCGACTCTCTTAATATTCCAAAGcagtaggtaccttcctaatGAAACGGAAATATTACCACGTTACGTCCATTTCTGTGGTCTACCAATGACAAATGATGGCCCTGAATAAAGAAGctattgttctgagtaaaaccCATAAAATCATTAGGTATGTTGCTATGATCGACTTTCGGTATGGTCAATCTAAGAAACGACGTCTACGAGACGGATGCGTTTAAATCAGCGATATGAGTATCTACAGGATTTGTAAGTGCTTCAAAAGCAGCCCGAAgaataaaagcaaaaataatagTTTGACCTTATTTCAAATAACAAAAGATTATTGCTTAGgttagaataaatatttttgttctcatttttgaaaaacctggccacttgagCGATGGCATTTTGTTCGTGATCTgacatctatacctacctaggtacaatgatagcacagccttgaaatatacaGTCCAATTACGAATGTACTTGTACAGAGCAACGGTGGGATGGGTTGCggagcgcgggcggcgcggcccgctgcacacagattcgcgtagtctgcgtgattgatggacgagggtttacttgagcgtggttttaaatattttaagtgtcgtttagtaagttctatcataaaatggtgcattgctgttctgtctacggatgctatacgaattctaaacagaacaagggtctaaaatttcaccgatttccccgcgattttaatcccaattttgtgacaacccttgcatatttgcgtaggaacacgtatatacctacacgagCGGCGGCATCGTTAGACTTCAAAGTTGTCGAACAACtggtagtatttcgttaaactgtgatgATAGTCCTCTCGGTTTCTTGGTAGCTTCCTAATAGCTGTGGACGGCTACCGAGGGGATTTGAGCACAcgagatatctactcgtgtgatttGAGAGTGTAAAAATTACATATTGTATTCAGACTTCAGAAGCGGTGataacctagtaggtacctacatgcctgagaattctgcataatgttctcaagggtgtgtgaagtctaccaatcctcacCTGACTAGCCAGGCGTTGtggatattgttatttgttctatacccttctgattctgaggggatacctgtgctcagtaatgggctggcgataggttgatgattatgattcaGACTTCGGCTATTAGATTAGCCGGAGCTACCTATGGCTCTACAAGTAAAATTGCTGCAGTtcgataggtaagtaggtagggtaggtaATTAGCAACTGCCAAGTTCCGATTTACAAATACGAACAGGTCAAGAGCAAAACTGTATTcgataataaaaaatcaaacaattacTTATTCAATAGACAATTTCAATCCTAATAAGTTtggactgtaggtacctacctaccatacaaTACCACACAATCACAGAATTAGTAGTGCCTTACACAATATACAATCCCTACTATTTACCTACGCAACTTCttagtaagtaattataataattagcattcaatacttaaataggtaattattactAGCCTCGAGAGCTTTACGGTGGTTGCTGGTCAATCACATTGTGTTTCAACAATTTCGTACAACAATGAGTAAGTAAAACTATTACGTTGGGGACTTGATCAATTGATTTGACAACGCTCCCAGCCTCGACATGGTACAGTGCACACTGTACGTCATATGGAACTTACTAACAATTAAACTGTACAGGTTGTCCCGAAAATAGttacagaaaattaaaaaaaatattaggtttcACTTATAAAACTCTTTTACAGTTCATCCTAAAATTAAATACTTGTTTTTAATTAGTTGAGTTACAAATAATGTGCATGTttcaaaatatacataaaaataattataaattttaaaaatgtctgGCCTTGTAAGTGTCGGAAATAGCAAGGATTGTTTCTAAGGTTTGCATTTGAATCGTTATACGGACGTCTTTAACGTACGTTTTTCTgttatatctacttatctatCCATCTTCTTTCATATCAATAAAAGAGAAAACCAAAAGTGGAttaaaaaaagataattttCGGGTTTCCGCTAAGACCAAGATTTAAAACGGCTGGCcaagtattttaaaaatgttttttgttgtaaaagacacttttaaacatgttttaagcAAACTGGTTTTATTCAACCCTGTTGAAAACAGGtcatattcttttttaaagatttaCTAAAACATCTTTTTATGTCGTCCATAGGTTGAGACTACGACGAATATTTGACTTACAAATAATCAGTTAGTTTTTAGCCACCCTGTAAGTAACTTCGCCTGCCTTATTCGCTATTGTCCATCTGAACCGATCTTAGTAATTATTTGTGACATgaacgatgtttttcttcgctAAATTCCTTATTATCTACGCGATGGGTTTCGTATTAAGCGGAAACTTAATAAGGAAACTGGATGTTATGCATTGTTTTGAAACGAAACGCAATGATTGTAGAGTTACAAATTTGTGTTAGCGGCTAGACGTTTCAGGGTGAGCACACTAGCGAAGGTTTTCTCAATGGTTTCTGATTTCGCAGATCTACAGATGAGtttagtctagactctagagtatACTTATCTAGCTAATGTtgtcatcatttaaaaaaaaagaatattagccgtgttaattatgacttatattcccctttccctccaGGCttcaactaagcgaaaagcttatgctaggagtaggcacaacaatagtgcaacgggtggggtttgaactggcaacatttcggaattcagtccgctccttaaccgttgagctatggaGGCGCTGATTTGAGAAGATCATCCCtagaaaaaatataagtatacagAAAGCATCAGCTCCTTTgctaataaagtattttttctttGAGACATCATATTATTGTCGGCATCTATATAAGTCTAAAGTTTGTGTTTTTCCTTAGGCCTTTTATCGAATTTACAACCTTTACGGCCACTGCTCTTACGAATTGATATTACACTtaatttgtttgaataatataaCGGAAGTTAAGTTAACAAACCGATTTATTATGATGAGGAGCTATCAACCTTACTTTACTATACCGACTAATGTTATTGCGAAATTTAAGATCTTGCGAATAATACGTAATAAGTtcttattatgtaggtacctacttagcaggtataaaattaaaaatgtttattttaaaagtaatttacCTAGTTGAAgtaagttttaagtttgttgATTTCTATCCCTATCCGTAGGTACTTAACCaatgatttcgtccgcgtgaggaTATTGAAGGTATTATTAGGTATCCTAATTACTTATTTAGgtactatcactacccatatcactattacccatattataaatgcgaaagtgtgtttgttagtttattggttccttgtttgtccttcaattacgtcgcaacggagcaacggatcgacgtgatttttttgcatgggtataagtaGTTAGGGAGAGTgaaaggctattttttatcctgaacaatcaaagagttcctacgggatttttaagactaaatccacgcgggcaccatctcatcatcataatcatgatcaacccattaccggcccactactgagaaaaggtctcctctcagtgatagtctaccacgctggcccaaagCGCATTAGCAGGGTATCATACAGTGTATGATATATTATAACGATACCTGTGAAGATCGGGCTCTAATATATTCATTTCACAGTTCGACAATCTGTGAAAGCAGTTCCTGTATGCCTTCAGCTTTCCTCCAACTACTTATGTACTTAGTAACTTAATGTGTTACCTAGgcacttatttaaatattaactgAGATGTATAATAAGAAAGCCCTCTTGGCCCACAACTCACGAGTAGGTACTATACGAgtaatacgtaggtaggtaggtatagtacgcgacaggtcgagatggcgatcggggagggaacgccccgcacaacccccgtgctaacccgggtgtacggggcgttcccccgactcataccccgattgccatctcagcctGTCGCGGTCTATACCTACATCAAGTAGAGTTCCAATAAACATAACACCTGCACCTACCTACCCATTTTCCTACCTGAAGCCTTTAAACTTTTATCTAGATAATAATGAATATCTATTGTGCTAAATATTTTATAGATGTAATTAAGTtatctttaattaaatttaaatcactAGATACACAATAAACCAACTAGGTAATTGCTTCGCTGacgtatttttattatagaaatACTCATAGATTTTCAATCGTTCTACTGAcggaataataatatatctattatTATGGACTTGTGTTATGAAATTGCACGTTTAAGTTTTATTCAGTGCCGAATGCCGgtgtaattatattatgtaggatgcaattatacgtacctacctaataataaagtattttaataatatatttattttatacctaagtagataCTGATGCCAGGCTGTTGCTTTTCTTTCATTTAAAAAGAACCTAATTATTATCAGGGAGAGAGAGGAAATCTTAACTATCCGCTCATTCACCGTACTTGGTACTTATATATTTACatgtagataattttttttattgtcaaCAGTATTCGTGATACCGCAACGATGGGTGATGGCCATTATGGGTTTCCTGGCCGTAGCGAATGCGTATACGATGCGTGTGTGCCTGAACATAGCCATTACACAGATGGTGAGGCGGCACGCGGCGACCTCGGCCTACGAAGTCGGCTCGTGCCCTGGTGACGTAGATGAAGTTACAGATGACAGCAAGGTACGCTAAATTCCTTACTCTATGAACATATGACACGCGACGAATCGGCTTACCAAGGCGGGTCGTGCCCTGGGGACGTGGATGAAGTTACAGATGATATCAAGGTGTGTAAAGTTCCTTACTCTATGAACATATGACACGCGACGAATCGGCTTACCAAGGCGGGTCGTGCCCTGGGGACGTGGATGAAGTTACAGATGATATCAAGGTGTGTAAAGTTCCTTACTCTATGAACATATGACACGCGACGAATCGGCTTACCAAGGCGGGTATCGTGCCCTGGTGACGTGGATGAAGTTACAGATGATATCAAGGTGTGTAAAGTTCTTTACTCTATGAACATATGACACGCGACGAATTGGCTTACCAAGGCGGGTCGTGCCCTGGTGACGTGGATGAAGTTACGGTGTATTATACGACGTGTCATGAAATTATGAACGTAGACATAGGTAGAGTAGTAGAGTTTTCAAAACTAGCAAAGCTTTTTATAACGCCATTTCGTCGTTTTCgcgttacttaataaaaaaattggtttcgtagttaaagatacaataaaattttatgtttcCTCTATACTTTGACGAAATGTCAGTAGGACACGGGACGTTCGGAGCACGAGATAATTGTATGAACGGGTAGATACGATTTTTATACATCAAAAAAGTTAGGACAGAATGCAATAAAACTGCAAGCATTTTTATTGCGCTTAGTTTATAAACGTTCTCTTTCACAATATAGTTACATAGAGTATAGGTATGTAACGCGTGTTTTTGCTTTGATCTCTTTGTTGTGCGGTCATAAATCCTACGCGACCGAATACCAATTTGATCTGAAAGTGGAAGCCACAACTTGACCCTGACCGCAAAAGTTCGCTGTGACTAATCCTTTAGCGAAACAAAGTATCGCAATCTCGATCATCAATCGCTTAAAATCGTTTGCACTTTACGCGAATAATAAAAACGattcaatttaaaaatgtttcacGGTTtcgattgatttttttaaaatttaaagttaattaaaaagACGATCGGCGATTCAATCTATTTTAAGCATAAAGTTAACAAGTtccttacctacttaaacaaaGGCAAGGTgaacaaaattcaaaaataggtAGGTCGTAGGGAGGAAAAACTATTTATACTTAGTTAACCGGAACAACTTCAAAAAAGCTTATAAAGTAGCATTTAGAATTTGGAGCACTGGGTAGCGCTGGTAGCTCCTACAAATTTAGATTAACTAACTTATGCCATTTACTCTCAAAATCACAAGCTTCCTCCGACGGAGTTAGGAAAAAAAGCGTAAATGATTTCAAGATTCTAGATATGTGATGTCCATCATGTACACATCTATGTAATGGGCAGCTTACGTCTTGTAGTAACATCGATAATAGAACCCAAATTGATTAAAAACAGGTGAGGTTAGTAGCTAATCATAAACATTCACAAGCCAGTAGTTAACCATACAGATACTACAATACTCCATTAATCACGTTAATGATCTTGAAAAATGCTAATTGCCCTTAGGTCACCAGTTTTGGAGACTTCCGGCGCAGCAGTCACCTTGCAAATTAATTTGTCAAATTTGACTCAGATTTTATTTTCACGCATTTAGGTATAGTAATCGCCGCAAGTAACACGGCAATGGCGTACATAAGCAAAGATTTTAAAACACAATACCTCTTACGCTAAGATGAATTTTATAGGTAAAATGTGAGTGTGTCGaatgacgatcgcaatcacctttgattaGCCGACACTCTCTCGCTATTgactaaaatgcattgttgagGATAAATTCTGCCAACCACAGTAGgtaattgagattgtagcaatgattgatgcagctttaaTAGACCTGCAGGTTGACGACCCTCTCACCACTGTTGCTGAAAATCACCTCTCCTCTCCTGGTGGTCAATGGTTTCATCCCCTTAAAAGGTTTCAAACTTAGACCATCTTAATTACTTACCATTTACAAGACAGAGGTCAAGTTTAAAATTGTTGTCAATAAAGAAAATCTTATTGTTTACAGGAAATTACTGGATACAATTGGGACGAAGAAACCCAAGGCATCATACTCAGCGCATTTTACTATGGTTACATAGTAACGCATTTACCTGGTGGCATGTTGGCTGAAAGATTCGGTGGGAAGTACTCCCTCGGCTTCGGCGTGCTCAGCACTGCTGTGTTCACGCTGCTGACTCCATGGGCAGTGAACATGGGAGGTGCTACGGGACTTATCATATTACGAGTTCTGGAAGGTTTGGGCGAGgtaaattattatagatttGACTGTTTTTTCTAGATCACGATTGTTATCTTTCTTccataaattgaaaaattcttCCAAAAAATTTAAGGAAACGAAAAAAATCCCATGAGTTCCGCTAAATTGGGAAAGTTTGGACACTTCTTGTAACCGAGTACCTATCTATCCTTTGCAATGTAAAATtcagataataaaaaaataaaaaatagcaatGAAATCTTATAAGTAGAACCCGGTTAATACCATGACTTGCTAGTTGCTAGGGCATAGAAGAGGTATTAATAAACTAAGTCCTTGAAATTTCTTTAGGGTACAACGTTTCCTGCCCTGAACGCGATGTTAGCTAGATGGGCGCCAGTGTCCGAGCGAGGACGTATGGGATCGTTGGTGTTCGGAGGTGCTCAAATTGGGAACATTGCTGGGACGTATTTCTCAGGACTTGTAATCAAAGAGACCGGCGAATGGCAATCAGTGTTTTATCTCTTCGGTAGCATCGGCATCCTGTGGTTTATTTTATGGGTGAGTATTCCTAATTAAATATGACAGTATACTTACACCACATACTTAATAAAGGGTTGCGAAAAGTTCTCTAATAAATGGACAGAATTATCTTAGTTTTAGAAACTGAGATTTACAAAGCCATGCAGAAATACTAGTCTTTTGTAGGAGTAGGAATTTGTTAGTTAATAGGTAGTTTGattataatttagtttttaacgATGGCGTTGGCATATAGATCACCTTAAAAATATcagaattaaaaacattttaacttTGCTTTGAGTGAAATGCCATTATGAACAGTAATTATACAATCGGAAAAACATTTAATTATAGccacttaattaatttacaggCGTTGCTGTGTTACAATGACCCCGAATCACATCCCTACATTTCGGACAAAGAAAAGAAGTATTTGGAAGAAGCTCTCGGCAGGCATCACAACAGTCAACCTTCAGCTATTCCATGGAAAGGAATTTTCATGTCCGTTCCCTTATGGGCTCTAGTTTGCGCACAGGTATGTAAAAGAGAAACTACAAAACTAAGGTTCATAATTTTCAATGATCCAAAATGGACAGAACTTAAAATTATGAAGGGGATATAGAAAGTCTTGAAATCAGACTAAAATTGCAAAATTCAGTTAATTGAAATACCTACCGACTTACTGAATTTTGTTTACCGTAATGTAACCGCAAGACTAAATTAAGCAACTGTAGGCAAGCCGAGGTTCAATGACAATGACaataatttatgtacctacctacctatactactAACACCGATCTATTAGCCATAACTTTTGTAAATTCAAACGAGGCCCTTTGAAATCTTTTACCTTATTCAATTAGAATATCAATACACCGGTAATACAATAATTTGCCGGCAGATGGTAACCAATATAAGGAAAAACGAATTTCAACTAAATACCTATTTCAATATTTGCGTGGTTAGGTACTTATCCATTGAACATTGTCAATAAATTACGCTTCAAGATTGCGGACTTCACACAAATCAATGTTACGGTGGTTACGGATATTTTTAGTCGGGATTCCTTGAAAATTCACATCTGTAGttcaaatattttatcattttccACTTAATTGAGAAGGTAAACATATTCTTCACAGATTGGTCACGATTACGGATACTTCACTATGGTCACAGATCTTCCGAAATACATGACTGGTGTGCTAAAATTCGACATACATAGGACTGGTACGCTTGCTGCGTTGCCTTACGCTGTCATGTGGATAAGTTCTATCATCTTCGGTTGGCTGTGCGACAAGATTGTTAAAAGGAAATGGATGACCGTGACCAATTCAAGGAAGACATTTACGACTATCGGTAAGTACCTTCCTATAGTAAATATTGCTACAATGTGTGAATGTGACCGATTGCCTAGGATAGCGAAACTGAAAACTTGGGAGAGTAGTTTTACTCAGAGATTTTTATTGCGCTATCCTGATTAAATACTAAACTGAAACAACACCTGGCAAATGCGGTTTTGAGACAATGTAGGAAGAAATTGCAAGAAAAAGCAAACAGAAAACTCTTAAAAGATAgaaaattacagaaaaaataatgattaagACACGTGCTTTGATTAACGACACATTTGAACCAATAAGTCATGAAATAATAACGTTAAATTATCCAAGTTcatgtttatttaaaacaagTTTCACTGGTTTGACGACCTCACTTGTGACATCATACCATTGCAAATGAAAGCAATATGGTATTATtacgaaaatattaattatcaccttacaaatccaacaactggctatcaaaaattgtacaataataaagtacccgacaggtcgagatgacaatcggggtgggaacgccccgcacagcccccgcgctaacccggtgcgggcgaacgtgggtgaagtgcgggtgagcggagcgtccccccgcctcatacttcgattgccatctcgacctgtcgcgttttatacctactttgaataaataatttgactatGACTTTAATATCCCATATAAACTCATCAACCAAGCAAAGTATCCGGGCTGGTTATTCATTTACAAACAATTGTAACTGACCCAGAATCTCgcaagtttataaaataaaaaagatgaaTCTCCATCGAACCTAAATG is a window encoding:
- the LOC117987724 gene encoding putative inorganic phosphate cotransporter isoform X2; the protein is MLTGWQLLLSKLFVIPQRWVMAIMGFLAVANAYTMRVCLNIAITQMVRRHAATSAYEVGSCPGDVDEVTDDSKEITGYNWDEETQGIILSAFYYGYIVTHLPGGMLAERFGGKYSLGFGVLSTAVFTLLTPWAVNMGGATGLIILRVLEGLGEGTTFPALNAMLARWAPVSERGRMGSLVFGGAQIGNIAGTYFSGLVIKETGEWQSVFYLFGSIGILWFILWALLCYNDPESHPYISDKEKKYLEEALGRHHNSQPSAIPWKGIFMSVPLWALVCAQIGHDYGYFTMVTDLPKYMTGVLKFDIHRTGTLAALPYAVMWISSIIFGWLCDKIVKRKWMTVTNSRKTFTTIASVGPGICMILASYSGCNTEAVVILFTASMGLMGAFYPGMKVNALDLTSNYAGTIMAIVNGIGAITGIIAPYLVGLLTPDSTLTQWRLVFWITLAVFIVTNLVFVAWASGDEQWWNSSAQDPKKQEVEAATNQTVQSEVKL
- the LOC117987724 gene encoding putative inorganic phosphate cotransporter isoform X1; this encodes MNCIERIILASCSTESSHGKKYGASNSEWTPLLRRPKNNPLNTVSLFVIPQRWVMAIMGFLAVANAYTMRVCLNIAITQMVRRHAATSAYEVGSCPGDVDEVTDDSKEITGYNWDEETQGIILSAFYYGYIVTHLPGGMLAERFGGKYSLGFGVLSTAVFTLLTPWAVNMGGATGLIILRVLEGLGEGTTFPALNAMLARWAPVSERGRMGSLVFGGAQIGNIAGTYFSGLVIKETGEWQSVFYLFGSIGILWFILWALLCYNDPESHPYISDKEKKYLEEALGRHHNSQPSAIPWKGIFMSVPLWALVCAQIGHDYGYFTMVTDLPKYMTGVLKFDIHRTGTLAALPYAVMWISSIIFGWLCDKIVKRKWMTVTNSRKTFTTIASVGPGICMILASYSGCNTEAVVILFTASMGLMGAFYPGMKVNALDLTSNYAGTIMAIVNGIGAITGIIAPYLVGLLTPDSTLTQWRLVFWITLAVFIVTNLVFVAWASGDEQWWNSSAQDPKKQEVEAATNQTVQSEVKL